Sequence from the Penaeus vannamei isolate JL-2024 chromosome 41, ASM4276789v1, whole genome shotgun sequence genome:
AATGCATTCTCGCGAACTGACATTAAacattagaaatatatttatgaGAAATTTGGTACCGAACCGAGTGTCATGGCGACCACTCCATGCGGTTGTTCTCGAAGGACTGAAACTGTCAGCTGGTTAACCGAACTATTCCCTATTCAGGCAGAACACAGATGAGAAAGGAATATGACTGTGAataatctataatctatctatatttgtttatttattttatatatatctattggttAACATAGGAAAGGTGTTGGTGTTtaattttctattaattttacATAAGCAGATAAAGATACTTTTATATTTAAATTAGTGTAGTATATGATGTAACATACATGATACTATATTTTTGAGAGTATAATATTTACAAGCAAATCATTACTCACTAACATACGATTTTTGCATGAATATACCATACTGTATAAATCCACACGCATATATTCAGAGCGCCAGAGACAATATCAAAAGCCTTTTAGAGAGGATATCCGAGATCCTATAAACGCTTCGTGATTGCGCATTTCAAGGGCTCGGTAATTGTCTCCCGAGGCCATGAGAGAAAGGCCTGGAGCTGAGCCTATGCAtggacgcacagacgcacacaagcacaaacgcgcacacaggcacgcatgtatgtacacacacacgcacgcacacgcacatgcacacaaaacacgcacacacgaataagcacacacacacactcacgcatgcacacacaacacacacacatacatgcacacacaacaaacacacacaacacacacacacacatgaataggcatacacacacacatgcatatacacacatgcacacacacacacacacacaagcgcgcacgcaggcacacactcgtacacacacacacgcatgcacacactcatacacactcacacgcatgcacacacatacacacacacacacacacacacacacacagacatacagctgCCCAGAGTCAACCACTAACCATCTTACTCTCACTAACCGTCTGTCAAGGTACGAGGTTAAGAATTTTAATTTGTGAAGGAAGTTTCAAAGTCTTGCGTTCCAGACAGCGAGTGTTTGGATTCCTTCCCGACTCGAGAATTGCCGGCGGTTATATTGGCTTATGTGTAATGCggtgaaaagaaaaggggagataatgGAGAGGGAGGTTTTGTTTGGAAAAAGGAGTGATACGATGAcggttattcttgttttgttgactctttttttttttttttttttttttacttgtcaaaATGATCTTCATCGGtggacttttttttctgtttctcttactctGATCGCTTATCCTTCCCGCTGTTAGCCTATTTACATCACGCACTTCCACCTCCCTGCTTTTATTGGCATgctgccctcacacacacacacaatatgtaagTTTACACGTACTCGCATCTACGAACGCCGATATAAATGATcaatcagtatttttattttttttttatttttaaacacTCGCTAAGAATAAATCGAtttactttccttctttatcctcgcTTCAGGTCGTCGTcaacgccctcctccccctccgacgACCCTCACCCTCTTATTGTTCACTTTCTGCATTCTCAATCCTCCATTAGGATTCAGAATTAACATGAAAGTTTATGAATGTCATTTAAACTACACATATTTTTCAGATGTAAAAATTATATAGATTCAAAAGTATTAAATGCAGTATTAATCCATAAAACCCATAAAGACCACTTGGATCACAGTGAAAACGCTTTACACCAACTAGAATGAATATACTTATGACCTAAGCTCATGGATTTGAAATGCGGTCATTAAATGCAATCCATGTCCCTTATAACATTACATAAAAATGTTTCAAATAAGTACAACATATTTTCAACAGAATGTCCTATCAAAATTATGAATATGTACCTAaatgttcttattatcgttaatatattGAACAACATATCATGCAATCAAAGTCCTTTTATATAGTAAGGTTTGCATCATAGCCTGAATGAATTCTAGGGTTACTTCAGGTCTTTATCTGCCATATCTAATCAGGATGGATATCTATGGTATGGTATTCATTCATGAATTATTTCGTCTCATTCACATAAGTTTCCATATATCTTTTATAGCAATGATTTTCTCTATCAGTAATATTTCTAGTTTCATATAAAAAGAATTCAATAAAATTTAGGTAATGCGAGTACATCCATTACAATCAATGAAACCCCAAATAAAAAGACTATTACAACCTTTCATCCTAAAGAAACTGTGGTCAGCCTATCAAAAGAAAACTataagaaagtgaaaatgaagttCGGGTCCGAAGTAGTCCAGCCCGAGGAAACTCCTGAGTCGTGAGGGCGAGGAACCTTCACTCAGGCCATCCCGGGAGGAGACACGCGAGTGCAGTGGCAGTTGGatgagcagaagagagaggataaataacTGGTCTCAAGGTCACTCTAGAATTACACATGGgtggtttcacacacacacttatatacacacatatatgcatacatttattatatatatatatgtatatatatatatatatatatatatatatatatatatatatatatatgtgtgtgtgtgtgtgtgtgtgtgtgtgtgtgtgtgtgtgtgcgtgtgtgtgtgtgtgtgtgtgcatgtgtgtgtgtgtgtgtgtgtgcatgtgtgtatccatacacacacatatttaatcaATTTACAGACCAATGAAAAAGTACTCAGGCTCTGATAACCATCTAACTGATGCATGTATTGTAACAGCAATATAAAAGATTCAGTAGAGAATATTCACTGTCCTGTTTACAATAAGAACCAATGCATTTCAAGGGCCCGATAATCACCCCCTCAGGCCATGGGAGAAAGGCCTAGGGCGGAGCCAACGCACGAACGAACGCACTGTCGCACATATAAGGGGAAGCGTCAACCGCCAGTCATCATTCGCTCTCCAGCCATGTCTCTCAAGGTACGAAATCCTAGTGTATAGCGAAATTCAGACGTTCGATCTCCGAAGGAATCCACAAAGTGTTGAGTTtacaatgaatgaattaatattttttacacaaacacacatatgcatatatatatatatatatatatatatatatatatatatatatatatatatatatatatatatatacatatatacacgggtATGCATGAGCACATatgaaacatgtatataaatgcatatattggcTTTCAAGCATACGCCTAAGCTATAAAACAGTAATTTTGTTCGTATCACCATTTCTGTTCATGCACCTGGTAAGCATATGGTCTCATTCTGTGTTCTGTACAagttatctttgtctttctttacgAGTAACATGCAGCTCTGTCCACAGGTCGCCGTCCTCGCCTGCGTGGCTGTCGTCGCTCTGTGCGACAAGGCCCCCGTccacatcccccatccccccgtctACACCTCTAGACCTTACCACGCCCCTGCACcttaccacgcccccgaacccgcctaTCACGCCCCCGAACCCacctaccacgcccccgaacccgcctaccacgcccccgagCCCGCTTATCACGCTCCAAAACACTACGAGCCTGAATACCCTGATGTGAGTATTTTTGTAATAAGTAAGCAATACAAAGTCATGAAAAAaggattatcacaattatcatcgattttttttttttttttgtaacgaaCTAATTTGTCCCGCTTATTTGTTAAATTTCCATATTCATTTCTATAAGTATGCAAAATACCATGTAtacacaaggagagaaagagagagaaaaaaagaaaagacgttcACGTCTGCCTGTCCACAGGTGCCTCCcaagtacaactacaactacggcgtcgccgacggctactccggcgccaacttcggccactcggagtcccgcgacggctacaagaccgagggcagctacaccgtcgacctccccgacggccgcaagcagaccgtcaagtacgtggacaacggcgacggtcttgtagctgaggtcagctacgagggcgaggctcagtaccccgagcacacccccgcctacaagcccgctccccccgcctacgcccctcctcctgccacaTACGCTTAAGAGAGAATCATTTGAGAGAATATATGCCAGCGATTTATATTCAGCAAATCATATTCATCTCATACCTGAAATAAAGACCATATTTTCttataaagtgttttttttttctggaaatttgAAAGTTTagtacagcaaaaaaaaaaaaaaaaaaaaaaaaaagtatatatatatac
This genomic interval carries:
- the LOC113801141 gene encoding cuticle protein 21-like yields the protein MSLKVAVLACVAVVALCDKAPVHIPHPPVYTSRPYHAPAPYHAPEPAYHAPEPTYHAPEPAYHAPEPAYHAPKHYEPEYPDVPPKYNYNYGVADGYSGANFGHSESRDGYKTEGSYTVDLPDGRKQTVKYVDNGDGLVAEVSYEGEAQYPEHTPAYKPAPPAYAPPPATYA